In the Phaseolus vulgaris cultivar G19833 chromosome 7, P. vulgaris v2.0, whole genome shotgun sequence genome, one interval contains:
- the LOC137828367 gene encoding leucine-rich repeat protein 2-like: MAPFISLSLLFLFLHYPLLSLSTNPEGNALHALRSRLSDPNNVLQSWDPTLVNPCTWFHVTCDSNNHVIRLDLGNSNVSGILGPELGQLQHLQYLELYRNDLTGKIPEELGNLKSLISMDLYDNKLEGKIPKSFGKLKSLKFLRLNSNKLTGSIPRELTHLTDLKILDVSDNDLCGTIPVDGNFESFPMESFENNSFSGPELKGLVPYDFGC, from the exons ATGGCACCTTTCATTTCCCTCTCTTTGTTGTTTCTCTTTCTCCATTACCCCCTGCTATCCCTCTCAACCAACCCTGAAG GGAATGCTCTGCATGCTTTGAGAAGCAGGCTTTCTGATCCCAACAATGTGTTGCAGAGTTGGGACCCAACACTGGTTAATCCCTGTACTTGGTTCCATGTTACCTGTGATTCCAACAATCATGTGATTCGCTT AGACTTGGGCAACTCTAACGTTTCTGGGATTCTGGGCCCAGAACTTGGCCAGCTACAGCATCTTCAGTACTT GGAGCTCTACAGAAATGACTTAACAGGAAAGATTCCTGAGGAACTTGGTAACTTGAAGTCACTAATTAGCATGGATTTGTATGATAACAAGTTGGAGGGGAAGATTCCAAAGTCCTTCGGAAAGTTGAAATCACTTAAGTTCCT GCGGCTAAACAGCAACAAGTTGACAGGATCCATCCCAAGAGAACTCACTCATCTCACTGATCTCAAAATCCT TGATGTTTCTGATAACGACCTCTGTGGAACAATACCAGTAGACGGCAACTTCGAATCTTTCCCAATGGAAAG TTTTGAAAACAACAGTTTTAGTGGTCCTGAACTGAAAGGACTTGTTCCATATGATTTTGGATGCTGA